A genomic stretch from Setaria viridis chromosome 1, Setaria_viridis_v4.0, whole genome shotgun sequence includes:
- the LOC117847910 gene encoding pyrophosphate-energized vacuolar membrane proton pump isoform X1 gives MGATSFLFTEYKYVGLFMGIFAILIFLFLGSVEGFSTKSQPCHYSKDKICKPALANAIFSTIAFVLGAVTSLVSGFLGMKIATYANARTTLEARKGVGKAFITAFRSGAVMGFLLAASGLLVLYIAINLFGIYYGDDWEGLFEAITGYGLGGSSMALFGRVGGGIYTKAADVGADLVGKVERNIPEDDPRNPAVIADNVGDNVGDIAGMGSDLFGSYAESSCAALVVASISSFGINHEFTPMVYPLLVSSVGIIACLITTLFATDFFEIKAVNEIEPALKKQLIISTVVMTIGIALISWLGLPYTFTIFNFGVQKTVQSWQLFLCVAVGLWAGLVIGFVTEYYTSNAYSPVQDVADSCRTGAATNVIFGLALGYKSVIIPIFAIAFSIFLSFSLAAMYGVAVAALGMLSTIATGLAIDAYGPISDNAGGIAEMAGMSHRIRERTDALDAAGNTTAAIGKGFAIGSAALVSLALFGAFVSRAAISTVDVLSPKVFIGLIVGAMLPYWFSAMTMKSVGSAALKMVEEVRRQFNTIPGLMEGTTKPDYATCVKISTDASIKEMIPPGALVMLTPLIVGILFGVETLSGVLAGALVSGVQIAISASNTGGAWDNAKKYIEAGVSEHARTLGPKGSDPHKAAVIGDTIGDPLKDTSGPSLNILIKLMAVESLVFAPFFATHGGILFKWL, from the exons ATGG GAGCAACATCTTTCCTTTTCACTGAGTACAAGTACGTTGGATTATTCATGGGCATCTTTGCAATACTTATATTCCTCTTCCTTGGGTCCGTTGAGGGATTCAGCACAAAGAGTCAGCCTTGCCACTACAGCAAGGACAAGATTTGCAAGCCTGCTCTTGCGAATGCCATCTTCAGTACTATTGCTTTTGTGCTTGGTGCAGTCACCTCACTGGTGTCTGGCTTTCTTGGAATGAAGATTGCAACTTATGCAAATGCCAGGACAACTTTAGAGGCCAGAAAGGGTGTTGGGAAAGCATTTATTACTGCCTTCCGATCTGGTGCTGTTATGGGCTTCCTGCTTGCTGCCAGCGGTCTTTTGGTTCTTTACATTGCTATCAATTTGTTTGGGATCTATTATGGTGATGACTGGGAAGGTCTTTTTGAGGCTATTACCGGCTATGGCCTTGGTGGTTCTTCTATGGCTCTTTTTGGCCGCGTTGGTGGTGGTATTTATACTAAGGCTGCTGATGTTGGTGCTGACCTTGTCGGGAAGGTTGAAAGGAACATTCCTGAGGATGATCCAAGAAACCCAGCT GTCATTGCGGACAATGTTGGTGATAATGTTGGAGATATTGCTGGGATGGGATCGGATCTCTTTGGCTCATATGCCGAATCATCATGTGCTGCTCTTGTTGTGGCCTCAATCTCATCTTTTGGAATCAACCATGAATTTACTCCTATGGTGTACCCTCTTCTTGTCAGCTCTGTGGGTATTATAGCATGTCTCATAACAACACTGTTTGCAACTGATTTCTTTGAGATAAAGGCTGTGAATGAAATAGAGCCTGCTCTGAagaaacaacttataatttccACTGTTGTGATGACTATTGGCATTGCACTCATCAGTTGGCTAGGCCTCCCGTACACCTTCACCATTTTTAATTTTGGAGTCCAGAAGACAGTGCAAAGCTG GCAATTGTTTTTGTGTGTGGCGGTTGGTCTCTGGGCTGGCCTAGTCATTGGTTTTGTCACTGAGTACTACACAAGCAATGCCTACAG CCCTGTACAAGATGTTGCTGATTCCTGCAGAACTGGAGCTGCCACCAATGTCATTTTTGGGCTTGCTTTGGGATACAAATCAGTCATTATACCTATTTTTGCTATTGCTTTTAGTATCTTCCTCAGCTTCAGCCTTGCCGCCATGTATGGCGTCGCTGTGGCTGCTCTTGGAATGCTGAGCACCATTGCCACAGGTCTTGCTATTGATGCATATGGCCCTATCAGTGATAACGCTGGAGGAATAGCTGAAATGGCTGGCATGAGCCATAGAATTCGTGAGAGGACCGATGCTCTAGATGCTGCAGGAAACACCACTGCTGCAATTGGAAAG GGTTTTGCCATTGGCTCTGCAGCCTTGGTGTCACTTGCACTCTTCGGTGCCTTTGTGAGCCGGGCTGCTATCTCCACTGTTGATGTTCTGTCTCCTAAAGTATTCATTGGACTTATTGTTGGTGCTATGCTCCCATACTGGTTCTCAGCAATGACCATGAAGAGTGTAGGCAGTGCTGCACTCAAGATGGTGGAGGAAGTCCGCCGGCAGTTCAACACCATCCCGGGGCTCATGGAGGGCACCACAAAGCCGGATTATGCAACCTGTGTGAAGATCTCCACTGATGCATCCATCAAGGAGATGATTCCCCCGGGTGCTCTTGTTATGCTCACCCCATTGATCGTTGGGATTTTGTTTGGGGTTGAGACCCTCTCTGGAGTCCTTGCTGGTGCTCTCGTCTCTGGTGTTCAG ATTGCCATCTCTGCATCCAACACTGGTGGTGCCTGGGACAATGCCAAGAAGTACATTGAG GCTGGAGTTTCAGAGCATGCCAGGACCCTTGGCCCGAAAGGTTCTGACCCTCACAAGGCGGCTGTCATTGGTGACACCATTGGAGATCCTCTCAAGGACACGTCTGGCCCCTCTCTGAACATCCTTATCAAGCTCATGGCGGTCGAGTCCCTCGTGTTCGCCCCCTTCTTTGCCACTCATGGTGGCATCCTCTTCAAATGGCTCTAA
- the LOC117847910 gene encoding pyrophosphate-energized vacuolar membrane proton pump isoform X2: MAAILPELATQVVIPVAAAVGIAFAVLQWVLVSKVRLTPERGRADGGAAKTGPSDYLIEEEEGLNDHNVVVKCAEIQSAISEGATSFLFTEYKYVGLFMGIFAILIFLFLGSVEGFSTKSQPCHYSKDKICKPALANAIFSTIAFVLGAVTSLVSGFLGMKIATYANARTTLEARKGVGKAFITAFRSGAVMGFLLAASGLLVLYIAINLFGIYYGDDWEGLFEAITGYGLGGSSMALFGRVGGGIYTKAADVGADLVGKVERNIPEDDPRNPAVIADNVGDNVGDIAGMGSDLFGSYAESSCAALVVASISSFGINHEFTPMVYPLLVSSVGIIACLITTLFATDFFEIKAVNEIEPALKKQLIISTVVMTIGIALISWLGLPYTFTIFNFGVQKTVQSWQLFLCVAVGLWAGLVIGFVTEYYTSNAYSPVQDVADSCRTGAATNVIFGLALGYKSVIIPIFAIAFSIFLSFSLAAMYGVAVAALGMLSTIATGLAIDAYGPISDNAGGIAEMAGMSHRIRERTDALDAAGNTTAAIGKGFAIGSAALVSLALFGAFVSRAAISTVDVLSPKVFIGLIVGAMLPYWFSAMTMKSVGSAALKMVEEVRRQFNTIPGLMEGTTKPDYATCVKISTDASIKEMIPPGALVMLTPLIVGILFGVETLSGVLAGALVSGVQIAISASNTGGAWDNAKKYIEAGVSEHARTLGPKGSDPHKAAVIGDTIGDPLKDTSGPSLNILIKLMAVESLVFAPFFATHGGILFKWL, encoded by the exons atggcggcgatcCTGCCGGAGCTGGCGACGCAGGTCGTCATCCCGGTCGCTGCGGCTGTGGGCATCGCGTTCGCGGTGCTGCAGTGGGTGCTGGTCTCCAAGGTGCGGCTTACCCCCGAGCGCGGCCGCGCCGACGGGGGAGCCGCGAAGACCGGCCCCAGCGACTACCtcatcgaggaggaggaggggctcaACGACCACAACGTCGTCGTCAAGTGCGCCGAGATCCAGAGCGCCATCTCCGAAG GAGCAACATCTTTCCTTTTCACTGAGTACAAGTACGTTGGATTATTCATGGGCATCTTTGCAATACTTATATTCCTCTTCCTTGGGTCCGTTGAGGGATTCAGCACAAAGAGTCAGCCTTGCCACTACAGCAAGGACAAGATTTGCAAGCCTGCTCTTGCGAATGCCATCTTCAGTACTATTGCTTTTGTGCTTGGTGCAGTCACCTCACTGGTGTCTGGCTTTCTTGGAATGAAGATTGCAACTTATGCAAATGCCAGGACAACTTTAGAGGCCAGAAAGGGTGTTGGGAAAGCATTTATTACTGCCTTCCGATCTGGTGCTGTTATGGGCTTCCTGCTTGCTGCCAGCGGTCTTTTGGTTCTTTACATTGCTATCAATTTGTTTGGGATCTATTATGGTGATGACTGGGAAGGTCTTTTTGAGGCTATTACCGGCTATGGCCTTGGTGGTTCTTCTATGGCTCTTTTTGGCCGCGTTGGTGGTGGTATTTATACTAAGGCTGCTGATGTTGGTGCTGACCTTGTCGGGAAGGTTGAAAGGAACATTCCTGAGGATGATCCAAGAAACCCAGCT GTCATTGCGGACAATGTTGGTGATAATGTTGGAGATATTGCTGGGATGGGATCGGATCTCTTTGGCTCATATGCCGAATCATCATGTGCTGCTCTTGTTGTGGCCTCAATCTCATCTTTTGGAATCAACCATGAATTTACTCCTATGGTGTACCCTCTTCTTGTCAGCTCTGTGGGTATTATAGCATGTCTCATAACAACACTGTTTGCAACTGATTTCTTTGAGATAAAGGCTGTGAATGAAATAGAGCCTGCTCTGAagaaacaacttataatttccACTGTTGTGATGACTATTGGCATTGCACTCATCAGTTGGCTAGGCCTCCCGTACACCTTCACCATTTTTAATTTTGGAGTCCAGAAGACAGTGCAAAGCTG GCAATTGTTTTTGTGTGTGGCGGTTGGTCTCTGGGCTGGCCTAGTCATTGGTTTTGTCACTGAGTACTACACAAGCAATGCCTACAG CCCTGTACAAGATGTTGCTGATTCCTGCAGAACTGGAGCTGCCACCAATGTCATTTTTGGGCTTGCTTTGGGATACAAATCAGTCATTATACCTATTTTTGCTATTGCTTTTAGTATCTTCCTCAGCTTCAGCCTTGCCGCCATGTATGGCGTCGCTGTGGCTGCTCTTGGAATGCTGAGCACCATTGCCACAGGTCTTGCTATTGATGCATATGGCCCTATCAGTGATAACGCTGGAGGAATAGCTGAAATGGCTGGCATGAGCCATAGAATTCGTGAGAGGACCGATGCTCTAGATGCTGCAGGAAACACCACTGCTGCAATTGGAAAG GGTTTTGCCATTGGCTCTGCAGCCTTGGTGTCACTTGCACTCTTCGGTGCCTTTGTGAGCCGGGCTGCTATCTCCACTGTTGATGTTCTGTCTCCTAAAGTATTCATTGGACTTATTGTTGGTGCTATGCTCCCATACTGGTTCTCAGCAATGACCATGAAGAGTGTAGGCAGTGCTGCACTCAAGATGGTGGAGGAAGTCCGCCGGCAGTTCAACACCATCCCGGGGCTCATGGAGGGCACCACAAAGCCGGATTATGCAACCTGTGTGAAGATCTCCACTGATGCATCCATCAAGGAGATGATTCCCCCGGGTGCTCTTGTTATGCTCACCCCATTGATCGTTGGGATTTTGTTTGGGGTTGAGACCCTCTCTGGAGTCCTTGCTGGTGCTCTCGTCTCTGGTGTTCAG ATTGCCATCTCTGCATCCAACACTGGTGGTGCCTGGGACAATGCCAAGAAGTACATTGAG GCTGGAGTTTCAGAGCATGCCAGGACCCTTGGCCCGAAAGGTTCTGACCCTCACAAGGCGGCTGTCATTGGTGACACCATTGGAGATCCTCTCAAGGACACGTCTGGCCCCTCTCTGAACATCCTTATCAAGCTCATGGCGGTCGAGTCCCTCGTGTTCGCCCCCTTCTTTGCCACTCATGGTGGCATCCTCTTCAAATGGCTCTAA